Proteins from a single region of Equus asinus isolate D_3611 breed Donkey chromosome 17, EquAss-T2T_v2, whole genome shotgun sequence:
- the BET1L gene encoding BET1-like protein, translated as MADWARAQSPGAVEEILDRENKRMADSLASKVTRLKSLALDIDRDAEDQNRYLDGMDTDFTSMTSLLTGSVKRFSMMARSGRDNRKLLCGVAVGLIVAFFILSYFLSRART; from the exons ATGGCGGACTGGGCGCGGG CTCAGAGCCCTGGCGCTGTGGAGGAGATCCTAGACCGGGAGAACAAGCGGATGGCTGACAGCTTGGCCTCCAAGGTTACCAGACTCAAATCG CTGGCCCTGGACATCGATCGGGATGCAGAGGACCAGAACCGGTACCTGGATGGCATG GACACGGATTTCACAAGCATGACGAGCCTGCTCACGGGGAGTGTGAAGCGCTTTTCCATGATGGCGCGGTCTGGGCGAGACAACCGGAAGCTCCTATGCGGTGTGGCTGTGGGACTGATCGTGGCCTTCTTCATCCTCTCCTACTTTCTGTCAAGGGCAAGGACGTGA